A DNA window from Borrelia sp. HM contains the following coding sequences:
- a CDS encoding J domain-containing protein codes for MILFQILFLLLPFILIFSPFILSIFFMLFIFFVISSIFGGFKIYTASDYSYSKSREFEFYKLSFLLIAKLISILGSMTGEQLNYINFIINSLNLSERYKTELYNIFHFSITQNRNTDKILYTLKLGYFQHKDLFVWLVSTMKEINNLSRYGNSEGNKFISYVSSFLELDFENSDTYKNINIKIVNPYEVLGLNYNASNDDVKKAYKKWVMKCHPDRFANEPVKQKEANEKFLKVQEAYAKICKERNLK; via the coding sequence CTGATTTTGTTTCAAATTTTGTTTTTGTTATTACCATTTATTTTGATTTTTAGTCCATTTATTTTAAGCATATTTTTTATGCTTTTTATTTTTTTTGTAATCTCTAGCATTTTTGGTGGATTTAAGATATATACAGCAAGCGATTATTCTTATTCTAAGTCAAGAGAATTTGAGTTTTATAAATTATCTTTCTTATTAATAGCCAAATTGATTTCTATTTTAGGTTCAATGACAGGCGAGCAATTAAATTATATTAACTTTATAATTAATTCTTTGAATTTATCTGAAAGGTATAAAACAGAGCTTTATAATATATTTCATTTTTCTATTACTCAAAACAGAAACACAGATAAAATATTATATACATTGAAGCTTGGGTATTTTCAACATAAAGATCTTTTTGTATGGCTTGTTTCAACTATGAAGGAGATTAATAATTTATCTAGATATGGGAATTCGGAAGGGAATAAATTTATTAGCTATGTTAGTTCTTTTCTTGAGCTTGATTTTGAAAATTCTGATACTTATAAAAATATTAATATAAAAATTGTTAATCCTTATGAGGTCTTGGGATTAAATTATAATGCTAGTAATGATGATGTAAAGAAAGCTTATAAAAAGTGGGTTATGAAGTGTCATCCAGATAGATTTGCAAATGAGCCTGTTAAGCAAAAAGAGGCTAATGAAAAATTTCTTAAGGTTCAAGAAGCTTATGCAAAGATTTGTAAAGAGAGAAATTTGAAATAA
- the murB gene encoding UDP-N-acetylmuramate dehydrogenase, which produces MFQNIYNFLNKINIKPKKKNLANYTTYKIGGISKLFISPKTIKDIEDIFKVAIEEKVKIFVLGGGSNLLINDEGEIDFPIIYTGNLNKIEVKNHQITAECGANFDELCHFAMQNELSGLEFTYGLPGTLGGAIWMNARCFGSEISEILDKIVFIDETGKTICKKFEKNEFSYKISPFQNKNIIILKATLNLIKGNKKQIENIMKQNKQKRIDKGHYLFPSSGSTFKNNKKFLKPTGKIIEECNLKGLKIGGASVSQYHGNFIINNNNASSKDIKTLIKRVKTEVKKQTNFLLEEEILYIGFNDLN; this is translated from the coding sequence ATGTTTCAAAACATATACAATTTTCTTAATAAGATTAATATTAAGCCTAAGAAAAAAAATCTTGCAAACTACACTACCTATAAAATAGGAGGGATTTCCAAATTATTCATATCACCTAAAACAATCAAAGATATAGAAGATATATTTAAAGTAGCAATAGAAGAAAAAGTTAAAATATTTGTTTTAGGAGGAGGTTCGAATCTATTAATCAATGATGAAGGAGAAATTGATTTTCCCATAATTTATACTGGAAACCTAAACAAAATTGAAGTTAAAAACCATCAAATTACTGCTGAATGTGGTGCAAATTTCGACGAACTATGTCATTTTGCAATGCAAAATGAACTAAGCGGCTTAGAGTTTACATATGGACTTCCTGGAACACTTGGAGGTGCAATTTGGATGAATGCTAGGTGTTTTGGTAGTGAAATATCTGAAATATTAGATAAGATTGTGTTTATAGATGAGACTGGAAAAACTATCTGCAAAAAATTTGAAAAAAATGAATTCTCATATAAAATATCTCCATTTCAAAACAAAAATATTATAATATTAAAAGCAACCCTAAATTTAATAAAAGGCAATAAAAAGCAAATTGAAAACATTATGAAACAAAATAAGCAAAAAAGAATTGATAAAGGTCACTATCTATTTCCAAGTAGTGGAAGTACATTTAAAAACAATAAAAAATTTTTAAAACCCACTGGAAAAATAATCGAAGAATGTAACTTGAAGGGACTAAAAATTGGAGGAGCATCAGTATCACAATACCATGGCAATTTTATTATTAATAATAATAATGCAAGCTCTAAAGATATCAAAACCTTAATTAAACGAGTAAAAACTGAAGTAAAAAAACAAACGAATTTTTTACTTGAAGAAGAAATTCTTTACATTGGATTTAATGACCTAAATTAA
- a CDS encoding integrin-binding adhesin P66 family protein has translation MNQVILLFLIMTLSTAIVFADESTDNKIAANQLTHKITFENSVEFRFDMDELTPGLQNQSNIGIKFQPSNKIKEIGKNDPFSAYIKVENLGFKAQGSKDATLKLDLGDIIAKIKIYDFHIKMESSTNFNFNQESLFSFAPMTEIDSTYYGFPSDDRTTGKKILSKISDKKTGVVQFGYKLPPKIEFLIAIGAIGTGNRNHKITNDDSAEEKKKKEATPYNDTYQGILYGTQFKWKPIQNILEQNSSNVVVETPFELNFGISGAIGNSTFNNSSSAYTVQDKADINSDLVTPTLSNASIVASIGLLYKIGLTKINDKNSYLIFKTGYDLGIDPFASDFSILGHISKKANIDQNTKLLDPKLNVLQLNKSRSTNFAFSAGAGIGFAWNTEEGEKESWAIKGRDSYNTRIFGEQDKKSGIGIGISYGQNLYNYNPSSSNTLINQLSKKAFKTLNAELSTYEDNKDGLISGLGWIASIGVYDLLKEYPEASDIIETIKTSNNNKSNEKAISFSKSAKFGGALYLDYAIPLESISNNTYITPYLGAHFLGSPNDLTKSMYVKTGLELNNLIKMTKISLGWDSNNLFSKTDQKGSVFLQLKVSFNE, from the coding sequence ATGAATCAAGTAATATTATTATTTTTAATAATGACATTAAGTACCGCTATAGTTTTTGCAGATGAGAGCACAGATAATAAAATTGCAGCAAATCAATTAACTCATAAAATAACATTTGAAAACAGTGTTGAGTTTAGATTTGATATGGATGAACTCACTCCTGGACTGCAAAACCAAAGTAATATAGGCATCAAATTTCAACCATCTAATAAGATCAAAGAAATAGGAAAAAATGATCCCTTCTCAGCTTATATTAAGGTAGAAAATTTGGGATTCAAAGCTCAAGGCTCAAAAGATGCCACATTAAAACTTGATTTAGGAGATATTATAGCAAAAATAAAAATATATGATTTCCATATCAAAATGGAATCATCAACCAATTTTAATTTTAACCAAGAATCATTGTTTAGTTTTGCACCAATGACTGAAATTGATAGTACATACTACGGTTTCCCAAGTGATGATAGAACTACAGGTAAAAAAATTCTTTCAAAAATATCAGACAAAAAAACAGGGGTTGTTCAATTTGGATACAAGCTTCCACCAAAAATAGAATTTTTAATTGCAATTGGAGCAATAGGAACAGGTAATAGAAACCACAAAATAACCAATGATGATTCTGCAGAAGAAAAAAAGAAAAAAGAGGCAACTCCTTATAATGATACCTATCAGGGTATACTTTACGGAACCCAATTTAAATGGAAACCAATTCAAAATATATTGGAGCAAAACAGTTCAAATGTAGTCGTAGAAACTCCCTTTGAATTAAATTTTGGAATATCAGGGGCAATAGGAAACTCAACATTTAATAATTCATCATCAGCATACACTGTACAAGATAAAGCTGATATTAACTCAGATCTTGTTACTCCAACTTTATCAAACGCATCTATAGTAGCCTCTATTGGTCTACTTTACAAGATTGGGCTTACAAAAATTAATGATAAAAATAGTTATCTAATATTCAAAACGGGATATGATTTAGGAATAGATCCATTTGCTAGCGATTTTTCTATATTAGGACACATATCTAAAAAGGCAAATATAGATCAAAATACTAAATTGCTCGATCCAAAATTAAATGTACTTCAACTTAATAAAAGTAGAAGTACTAATTTTGCATTTTCTGCAGGAGCAGGAATTGGTTTTGCCTGGAACACAGAAGAAGGCGAAAAAGAATCATGGGCAATTAAGGGAAGGGACTCTTATAATACAAGAATATTTGGTGAACAAGATAAAAAATCTGGAATTGGAATAGGTATTAGCTACGGTCAAAATTTATATAATTATAATCCTAGCTCTTCAAATACCCTAATAAATCAGCTCTCTAAAAAAGCATTTAAGACCCTCAATGCAGAGCTTTCAACTTATGAAGATAATAAGGACGGTCTTATTTCTGGGCTTGGATGGATAGCGTCAATTGGGGTTTATGATCTCCTTAAAGAGTATCCTGAAGCATCTGACATAATTGAGACTATTAAAACAAGTAATAACAACAAAAGCAATGAAAAAGCAATCTCATTTTCTAAGTCAGCCAAATTTGGAGGTGCTTTATACCTAGACTATGCAATACCTTTAGAATCCATATCAAACAATACATATATAACCCCATATTTAGGTGCTCATTTTTTAGGCTCTCCTAATGATTTAACTAAAAGCATGTATGTAAAAACTGGATTGGAATTAAACAATTTAATAAAAATGACAAAAATTTCACTTGGATGGGATTCAAACAATCTTTTCTCAAAAACAGATCAAAAAGGAAGTGTATTCCTGCAACTTAAAGTCTCATTCAATGAATAA
- the glyA gene encoding serine hydroxymethyltransferase — MIDKILFDLIEKENKRQIENIELIASENFVSLDVRQSVGSILTNKYAEGYPSKRYYGGCCFVDDIENLAISRAKELFNATYANVQPHSGSQANMAAIMALIKPGDRILGMDLAHGGHLSHGSKVSFSGILFDSYSYGVSRESEIIDYEDVMRIAKECRPNLIIAGASSYSREVDFKKFREIADEVSAYLLCDIAHTAGLVATGFHNSPIDVAHLTTSTTHKTLRGPRGGLILAGKESNIIVNYNNRERTLENAVNSCVFPGTQGGPLVHVIAGKAVAFREALEDNFKDYISKVIKNSKAMAEYFISEGFRIVSGGTDNHLFLVDLGIVGITGADAESILENVNITLNKNAIPFDSRSPSVASGIRIGSAAITSRGLNRDDSIKVASLIVRALKTKSDTELRRIKQEVIEFISCFSMP, encoded by the coding sequence ATAATAGATAAAATTTTATTTGACTTAATTGAAAAAGAAAATAAAAGACAGATAGAAAATATTGAATTGATTGCTTCTGAAAATTTCGTATCATTAGATGTAAGACAGTCTGTTGGTAGTATTTTAACTAATAAATATGCTGAGGGTTATCCTTCAAAAAGATACTATGGAGGATGTTGTTTTGTTGATGATATTGAGAATTTGGCTATATCACGAGCAAAAGAGCTTTTTAATGCAACTTATGCTAATGTTCAACCTCATAGTGGTTCTCAAGCCAATATGGCTGCTATAATGGCACTTATTAAGCCTGGAGATAGAATTCTTGGAATGGATTTAGCTCATGGTGGCCATTTAAGCCATGGTAGCAAGGTTAGTTTTTCTGGAATTTTATTTGATTCATATTCTTATGGAGTATCAAGAGAGTCTGAAATAATTGATTATGAGGATGTTATGAGAATAGCTAAGGAATGTCGTCCTAATTTAATAATTGCTGGTGCTTCTTCTTATTCAAGGGAAGTTGATTTTAAAAAATTTCGTGAGATTGCTGATGAAGTCTCAGCTTATCTTTTATGTGATATTGCTCATACTGCAGGTCTTGTTGCTACAGGTTTTCATAATTCTCCTATTGATGTTGCACATTTGACTACAAGTACTACTCATAAGACTTTAAGGGGACCTAGAGGAGGATTAATTCTTGCAGGTAAGGAGTCTAATATAATAGTTAATTATAATAATAGGGAGAGAACATTGGAGAATGCTGTTAATTCTTGTGTTTTTCCAGGAACTCAAGGTGGACCTTTAGTGCATGTTATTGCAGGTAAAGCGGTTGCTTTTAGAGAGGCTTTAGAGGATAATTTTAAAGATTATATTTCTAAGGTCATAAAAAATTCTAAGGCTATGGCTGAATATTTTATATCAGAGGGTTTTAGAATAGTTAGTGGTGGAACCGATAATCATTTATTTTTAGTTGATCTTGGTATTGTGGGTATTACAGGAGCTGATGCTGAGAGTATTCTTGAAAATGTCAATATTACTCTTAATAAGAATGCTATTCCTTTTGATTCTAGGAGTCCTTCTGTAGCTTCTGGCATTCGAATTGGGTCGGCTGCTATTACTTCAAGAGGTTTAAATAGAGATGATTCTATTAAAGTTGCTAGTTTGATTGTTAGGGCTTTAAAGACTAAATCTGATACTGAGCTTAGAAGAATCAAGCAAGAAGTAATAGAATTTATCAGTTGTTTTAGTATGCCCTAA
- a CDS encoding cysteine--tRNA ligase, which translates to MLLRLYNTKTKSLSEVKNFSDTKVYACGPTVYNYAHIGNLRTYIFEDLLIKALRLLKYNVCYAMNITDIGHLTGDFDEGEDKVVKAARERGLTVYEISKFFTEAFFKDCEKLNILRPDKILVASEYILSMIKVVKFLEKNGFTYFVNGNVYFDTSHFKTYGQMAGINLNNSVHYSVSRVEVDHFKKDKSDFVLWFTNSKFKDQEMKWDSPWGFGYPSWHLECAAMNLECFNSNLDIHLGGVDHIGVHHINEIAIVESYLNKKWCDIFVHGEFLIIENEKMSKSNNNFITIKDLEANGFSPLDFRYFCLTAHYRTQIKFTLNNLRACKVARENMINKLTTFYSSLNQFNIALLSENYGNIESVLENKYYNNFLNKIACDLNIPQALALLWDIVRDDNLSALSKLKLAFKFDEILSLNLKEKVLEEIERDRVNIDDFMSSLLEERRLAKLKKDFKRADEIRQYFHSNGLILIDTEDGTRIKRG; encoded by the coding sequence ATGCTTCTTAGGCTATATAATACAAAAACAAAGAGTTTATCTGAGGTAAAAAATTTTAGTGATACTAAGGTTTATGCTTGTGGTCCTACTGTTTATAATTATGCTCATATAGGGAATCTTAGAACATATATTTTTGAAGATCTGCTTATTAAAGCATTAAGGTTGTTAAAATATAATGTTTGTTATGCGATGAATATTACTGATATTGGGCATTTAACAGGTGATTTTGATGAAGGAGAAGATAAAGTTGTTAAAGCTGCTAGAGAGAGGGGACTTACAGTTTATGAAATAAGCAAATTTTTTACAGAAGCTTTTTTTAAGGACTGTGAAAAATTAAATATTTTGCGTCCCGACAAGATTCTTGTTGCAAGTGAATATATTCTTAGCATGATAAAAGTAGTCAAGTTTCTTGAGAAAAATGGATTTACTTATTTTGTGAATGGCAATGTTTATTTTGATACTTCTCATTTTAAGACTTATGGTCAGATGGCTGGTATTAATTTGAATAATTCTGTTCATTACTCTGTTTCCAGGGTTGAGGTAGATCATTTTAAAAAAGATAAATCTGATTTTGTTTTGTGGTTTACAAATTCAAAATTTAAAGATCAGGAAATGAAATGGGATTCACCTTGGGGATTTGGTTATCCAAGTTGGCATTTAGAATGTGCGGCGATGAATTTGGAGTGTTTTAATAGTAATCTTGATATCCATTTGGGAGGAGTTGACCATATTGGTGTCCATCACATCAATGAGATAGCAATTGTTGAATCTTATTTGAATAAAAAGTGGTGTGACATATTTGTTCATGGTGAATTTTTAATTATAGAAAATGAGAAGATGTCGAAATCAAATAATAATTTTATTACCATTAAAGATTTAGAAGCCAATGGATTTTCTCCTTTAGATTTTAGATATTTTTGTTTAACAGCACATTATAGAACCCAGATTAAGTTTACATTAAATAATTTAAGAGCTTGCAAAGTAGCTAGAGAAAATATGATTAATAAATTAACCACTTTTTATTCCTCGTTAAATCAATTTAACATAGCGTTACTTAGTGAGAATTATGGAAATATTGAATCTGTTTTAGAGAATAAATATTATAATAATTTTTTAAATAAAATAGCTTGTGATTTAAATATTCCTCAGGCATTAGCTTTGCTATGGGATATTGTTAGAGATGATAATTTGTCTGCTCTTTCAAAACTTAAACTTGCGTTTAAGTTTGATGAGATTTTATCTCTTAATTTAAAGGAAAAAGTGCTTGAAGAAATTGAGAGGGATAGGGTAAATATTGATGATTTCATGAGTTCTTTGCTAGAAGAGAGACGACTTGCTAAGTTAAAAAAAGACTTTAAGCGTGCTGATGAAATTAGACAGTATTTCCATTCTAATGGTCTTATATTAATTGATACTGAAGATGGTACTAGGATAAAAAGAGGGTAG
- a CDS encoding DNA-binding protein encodes MAISLKFKYLLLILVFLIFLSLFVFSGFLFYLKPIICEISPMPASHENVLVIKGYHLGNKVGEININDHYLMKSSIVSWHDEKIMFRITDEINSGLVFIKNDKGISNELFLVISRQVPIKLEEYKKPFLFDVPNLVLKTNIPVILKVKNLVLDSDIVEIFIETKHGRYKIFTKDILNLSEEEIKFIPPKTLHFDGDIFLIVDGIASNKIPFNFSPNFFKWSLHKNKNKNFKILHEIYCVNANDKDSSLISNDINFNLFYLGPIENARQKIKFLYNNGTMLHSNNLFFKSLKSNKYHLKFEIETYRLGLEIFDKKALESVKIKADSNVHEFKTYVLNKKNRYLSYDSLDLSPIDVHINKIKHNNSAYELAKAIIDALVLYFTVVDNDLSLDESIKLGKISADNLLILTNLLFLRNNIPLRNAVGFYFNPESSNLQEHTWCEFFLEYVGFIYFDIVNAVLFKDTSNYFMNMSENYIHYGYKEDYHDNLLFNEYLDLVFFKYKNLINNSYSLSHRITLEENIDNR; translated from the coding sequence TTGGCAATATCATTAAAGTTTAAGTATTTGCTTTTAATTTTGGTTTTTCTAATTTTTTTGAGCTTATTTGTTTTTTCTGGATTTCTATTTTACTTAAAACCTATAATTTGTGAAATATCACCTATGCCTGCATCGCATGAAAATGTACTTGTTATTAAAGGATATCATTTAGGAAATAAAGTTGGAGAAATTAATATCAATGATCATTATTTAATGAAAAGTAGTATTGTTAGCTGGCATGATGAGAAAATTATGTTTAGAATTACAGATGAAATAAATTCTGGTCTTGTTTTTATCAAGAATGATAAAGGAATTAGTAATGAGCTTTTTCTTGTAATTAGTCGGCAAGTTCCAATTAAACTTGAGGAATATAAAAAACCTTTTCTTTTTGATGTCCCAAATTTGGTCTTAAAAACAAATATTCCTGTAATATTAAAGGTGAAAAATTTAGTATTAGATTCTGATATTGTTGAAATATTCATTGAAACTAAGCATGGACGTTATAAAATCTTTACTAAAGATATATTGAATTTAAGTGAAGAGGAGATAAAATTTATTCCACCAAAAACTTTGCATTTTGATGGTGATATCTTTTTGATAGTTGATGGAATTGCAAGCAATAAGATTCCTTTTAATTTTAGTCCAAATTTTTTTAAGTGGAGTTTACATAAAAATAAAAATAAAAATTTTAAAATATTGCATGAAATTTATTGTGTTAATGCTAATGATAAAGATTCTAGTTTGATATCGAATGACATCAATTTTAATCTTTTTTATTTAGGTCCAATTGAAAATGCAAGACAAAAAATTAAGTTTTTATATAATAATGGAACTATGTTGCATTCGAATAACTTATTTTTTAAAAGTTTAAAGTCAAATAAGTACCACTTAAAATTTGAAATTGAGACTTATAGGTTAGGTTTAGAAATTTTTGATAAAAAAGCTTTGGAGAGTGTTAAAATAAAAGCTGATAGTAATGTGCATGAGTTTAAAACTTATGTTTTAAATAAGAAAAATCGTTATTTATCTTATGATTCGCTTGATTTAAGTCCAATTGATGTTCATATAAACAAGATAAAACATAATAATTCAGCTTATGAATTAGCAAAAGCTATTATTGATGCTTTAGTTTTGTATTTTACCGTTGTAGATAATGATTTAAGTTTAGATGAATCTATTAAATTAGGAAAGATTTCAGCTGATAATTTGCTTATACTGACAAATTTGTTATTTTTGCGGAACAATATACCTTTAAGAAACGCTGTTGGATTTTATTTTAATCCCGAGTCTTCTAATTTGCAAGAGCATACTTGGTGTGAATTTTTTTTAGAGTATGTTGGATTTATTTATTTTGATATAGTAAATGCAGTATTATTTAAAGATACTTCTAATTATTTTATGAATATGTCAGAGAATTATATCCACTATGGATATAAGGAAGATTATCATGATAACTTGTTGTTTAATGAATACTTAGATTTAGTATTTTTTAAGTATAAAAATTTGATAAATAATAGTTATTCGTTAAGCCATAGAATTACTTTGGAGGAAAACATTGATAATAGATAA